Below is a window of Longimicrobium terrae DNA.
TCCAGTCCGGGATAAACATTCCGGGCAGCCACTATCACAGGGGGAACTATAGAGACCGGATTGTCGTGTGTATGGATCCGTCTGTTGTACGCATCAATGCACCACGCAACCGATACTCCACCGGTTTCCGCCGCGTGCGATATACGTGTCTGCCGCGCAATGAAGCGGGCCATGTACTCAGGGCAGCCATCAGTGAAGACGAAGCCCAGCAGCCCGTTGGGAAGGCGTCCACGAAACTTAAAGCCAAAGTCGTGCGGTAGCCGCAGGACAAGTTCAAAGAAATCGTCGCTCAGGCGAAGTATATCACCCTCCGACAATCCGTCTGCGTCGCATAGCGCTATCAGTTCCAGGACGGCCGACGACATGCGGCAACCCAGGAATTGGAAGCTGGCGAACGCGGGATTGCGCGATAGGTCGTGCGCCTTCTTCTCTTGAACGAGGTACTCGCCCAAGCGGCGGCTTGCACTCGGCGCTCGGTGCATGGGCTCACACTATTTAGGGGAACGAGGATCGGTCGCTAAATCGCTCTGCAGAATGTAGCCGCTAGGATACCTGCGGATAACCTGCGAGAAGGCACCTTAGCAACACCCGCCGGATTTAGCTGTCCGTCAATGCAACCGCGATGTTTATCGCTTTCGGATATCGCCACTGTGTTCATCTGCCGAGAGTGCTGCCGCATTTGGTGAGATTATTATCGAAGAACTGCGAATGTCCTGATTGGTGCACTCGTCGGCAGCGGTCCCACAGAGATAGTCCGTTGTCACTTATCCTCACAAGACAGAGAACCGGGACGATCTGGATTCGCATCCACCCCGCCCGGGACACACCCCTAGCTCCATCTCACATCTATGATCGAAAATGCGGCGTTCCTCCAGTCGTTAACAAGTCGGTTCTCTGACGAGCTTGTTAGAGAAGCAACCCCGCCAATTCTGAGCCGGTACCGTACCGGTCAACTCACAGGTGCAGAACGGGAGGTCGAATCAGAGTGAGCTATTTGTGGACCCAATGCAAGGGCACCCCTCGCTAGACGCTGAACGAAGAACTACGTTAGGGAGGGAAATCTCCTAGAAAGGAGCCGTGCAGTTCGAGCAGGACGTCACCACGCGCGGTAGTCGGCCGCGACAAGTCACAACCGGAAGAACAACAAATCTACGGAGGCTGCGCCGGCGCGAGCAACAAACACCACCGCGCTAGGCCAAGCTGATGGTGAAACGATGTAGGTCTATAGAGATGATGTCGTCGCGGGTCCCCGACGACCGCGCGCATGATGATAAGTAGGCCGTGGATAACTGGAAGATGGGTAGGCAGCGGCTCCGGCTCCCACGTGCTGTCCTTGGCCAACCCGCTCAGCGATTTGCCAAGTGTACCGCAGAAACCGAGAGTTCAGGAAATCACGATAATAACCCGCGCGTTGGACTCCGAATTAGCGTACAAGAGAGGCTAATTCGCCCTGCTAACTCGGGGCCATAGCTCGAGCCTGCGGACAACTGGCCACTGAGTTGCTGGTATCCCTGGGGCTTCGCGGCCATGTGGGTCGCGCGTGGCGATAGTCATGGCTGTGGGTGCTGTAGAAGGTGATTGCGCTGCCGGCGGCGCAGTGCTCGTGGCGGCCCCGCCCAGGCGGGCCGGGCACGATCGCTACGCCGGCGGGCAGACGGATTTACGCCGTTCTCGCTGCGGGTGGGGTGACGAGATGAAGCTGGACCTGATTCAGACGGTCGCCTTCGCGGGCGTGGTGCTTTTTCTGGGCTACGGGGTGCGCAAGGTCGTCCGGCCGCTGGCGCGGTACAACATTCCCGCTCCCGTCATCGGCGGGCTGATCGTGGCGGTGATCATCGCCACGCTGCGCTCGCGGGGGCAGACGCCGCTGGAGTTCGACACCACGCTGCAGTCGCCCATGATGGTGGCCTTCTTCACCACGATCGGCTTCGCGGCCAGCTTTCGCCTGCTCAAGGTGGGCGGACCGCAGGTGCTGCTCTTCTTTGGCCTGGCCACGGCGTTCGCGGTCGTGCAGAACCTGCTGGGCGCCGGGCTGGCCGCGGCCATGGGGCTGCATCCGCTGTTCGGCGTGCTCACCGGCTCGGTGACGCTCACCGGCGGCCCCGCCACGGGGCTGGCCTTCGCGCCGCTGTTCGAGGCGAAGGGCGTGACGGGCGCCACCACCATCGCGGTCACCTCGGCCATGGTGGGGATCGTGATGGGCGGGGTGGTGGGCGCGCCCATCGCCACGCGACTCATCGAACGGAACGGGCTGCGCACGGCCCGGAGCGGCCGGACGGAGATGGACACGCCCGTGGCCGCGCAGATCGTGGAGGCCCAGCTCGGCGATTCGCCGCCCACGGCGCCGGCCGGCGAGGACGAGGAATCGTTCGTGCTGCTGCAGAGCGTGGTGCTCATCCTGGTGGCCATGTGGGTGGGCGGATGGGTGAGCGCGTGGATGGATTCGCCCAGCTTCAAGCTGCCGTCCTACATCGGCGCCATGCTGGTGGCGGCCGTCATTCGCAACCTGGACGACGTGACCGGCTGGTTCCGGGTGTCGCAGCGGGTGATCGACGACGTGGGGAACGCGGCGCTGGCGCTGTTCATCGTCATGGCGCTGATGACGCTGAAGCTGTGGGAGCTGGCCAACCTGGCGGGGCCCATGCTGGTGATTCTGGCCGCGCAGGTGCTGCTGATCGCGGTGATCTGCATGTGGCCCGTCTTTCCGCTGATGGGGCGCGACTACGAGTCGGCGGTCATGAGCGGCGGGTTCGTGGGATTCATGCTGGGGACCACGGCCAACGCCATGGCCAACATGCGCGCGATCGTGGAGAAGTACGGCCCCGCGCCGCGGGCCTTTCTGGTGGTGCCCATGGTGGGCGCGTTCTTCATCGACTTCACCAACGCGCTGGTCATCACCGGGTTCGTGAACTTCTTCAAGTAGCTCAATCGGAACGCACGCCGAACCGTTCGTGACGGCTTGAATCGGACCGGCGTCCAGACGGATGCAGGAGTTCGCCGGCTCGATCCAGCGATTCCCCAGATCCGCAAAGGCCCTGCATCGTTCCGCGATGCGGGGCCTTCGTTCATTCCGGGGTTCATGCGGGTCACACAGGCTCGCGAAGTGAGTGCGTGTTTGCGCCCCTCCCGCCAAGCAACTGCAGCCGCCGCGCGACGGCGGGGAGCCCCACGATCGTATCCAACGACCGACACAATATCTCCATTCCCAAGCTGCGGAACGTTCATGATCTGATGGATTTCCGGCCCACGCGGAACTCCGTGATTTCCCCCGAGCGGTTCACGTGGGATGCAGTGCCTGACACGGTGACGTAGTTCATGGACGTCCCTCCGCGGTTCTGTGCTGCGGAAATGTCTGCTGGCCGGCGGAGATGCCGGCGTCTCTGGTAGACGGACCCGGCGACCCGCTTTCCCGGCGACCACGGGTGATCCGCCATCACTTCTTGACGTTTTCCTATATCGGAAATAATATCCGCCCATGGCGCGAGCAACGACGAACTCGGATGTGTTCAACGCGATCGCAGAGCCGCAGCGGCGCCGGATTCTCGCGCTTCTTCTGACGGGGGAGCGGGCGGCCACCGAGATCGCCGACACGCTGGCGCTCGCGGCATCTCCCACCTCCAAGCACCTGCGCGTGCTGCGCGAGGTGGGGCTGGTGCGGGTGCGCGAGCAGGGCCGGCAGCGGTACTACGCCCTCGACGCGCACGGGCTGCGCGAGGTGCACGAGTGGACCGGCGGTTTTGCGCGGTTCTGGAGCGAGAGCTTTGACCGGCTGGAGGAGTACGTCCGGGAACTTCAACAGACGAAAGGCGGCGATGCGGACGGGTGACGGGATCGAGAGCGAGCGGGACCGGGAGATCGTGACCACGCGGGTGATCGGCGGCCCCCGGCACCTCGTGTTCCGCGCGTGGACGGAGGCGCGGCACCTGGGGCGCTGGTTCGGGCCGCGGGGGTTCACCCTCACGACGGCCGCGTTCGAGTTCCGGCCGGGCGGCGTGTGGGATTTTATGATGCACGGGCCGGACGGCACCACGTATCCCAACTGGATCCAGTGGCGGGAGATCGTGCCGCTCGAGCGGATCACCTACCGCCAGGGCGGGCGCCAGAACGATCCGGACGCGTTCGAGGGGACCGTGACCTTCGCGGACCGCGGCGGCGGAACGGAAATCATCCTCCGCACGCTGTTCAACAGCAGGGCGCAGCGGGACTTCGTGTCCGAGAACTACCACGCCGTGGAAGGCGCCCGCCAGACGCTGGAGCGGCTGGACGCCTACGTCGGCGAGCTCGGTTCGGCCGCAGCCTGATCCACCGCGTGTGACGCGGCTTGTCCGCCACGCGCAATCCGGATTCTCTGCTTCGCACCGTTCGCATCACCAACCACGCGGCCCCCGGCCCCGCGGAATCTCTCAGACCATGGAGAAGGTCCCCGATGTCGCAGGTCATCAACCCCGACTGTGCCGTCAGCACCGAGCGGCTGCTTTCCGCCACGCCGCGCCAGGTGTTCGCCGCGTTCCAGCAGCCGGAACTCCTTGCACGGTGGTGGGGGCCCAGCGGCTTCACCAACACGTTCGAGGAGTTCAACTTCG
It encodes the following:
- the gltS gene encoding sodium/glutamate symporter; translation: MKLDLIQTVAFAGVVLFLGYGVRKVVRPLARYNIPAPVIGGLIVAVIIATLRSRGQTPLEFDTTLQSPMMVAFFTTIGFAASFRLLKVGGPQVLLFFGLATAFAVVQNLLGAGLAAAMGLHPLFGVLTGSVTLTGGPATGLAFAPLFEAKGVTGATTIAVTSAMVGIVMGGVVGAPIATRLIERNGLRTARSGRTEMDTPVAAQIVEAQLGDSPPTAPAGEDEESFVLLQSVVLILVAMWVGGWVSAWMDSPSFKLPSYIGAMLVAAVIRNLDDVTGWFRVSQRVIDDVGNAALALFIVMALMTLKLWELANLAGPMLVILAAQVLLIAVICMWPVFPLMGRDYESAVMSGGFVGFMLGTTANAMANMRAIVEKYGPAPRAFLVVPMVGAFFIDFTNALVITGFVNFFK
- a CDS encoding ArsR/SmtB family transcription factor; protein product: MARATTNSDVFNAIAEPQRRRILALLLTGERAATEIADTLALAASPTSKHLRVLREVGLVRVREQGRQRYYALDAHGLREVHEWTGGFARFWSESFDRLEEYVRELQQTKGGDADG
- a CDS encoding SRPBCC family protein — encoded protein: MRTGDGIESERDREIVTTRVIGGPRHLVFRAWTEARHLGRWFGPRGFTLTTAAFEFRPGGVWDFMMHGPDGTTYPNWIQWREIVPLERITYRQGGRQNDPDAFEGTVTFADRGGGTEIILRTLFNSRAQRDFVSENYHAVEGARQTLERLDAYVGELGSAAA